A genomic stretch from Thermoflexus sp. includes:
- a CDS encoding ABC transporter permease codes for MTLEWIFGLAGVLAAAAPLLIAVIGETFSERAGVVNLSVNGAMLLAAMAGFAVAVRTGSLELGFLAGTVIGALMALVVAFASLTLRQSQVAVGLVLALLGRDLAYFLGNPFMGMPGPRVGALPIPVLKDLPVLGPLLFQQSPVVYISLATVALAWVWIFRTRPGLVLRCVGERPPAAFVRGVPVTRVRYGYAVLGGALVGFAGAAYTLDLKGGWQGPISGIDGIGWIVLAITIFGGWHPVRGAFGALIFALLQWLSLVLQPRLPGIPSQVLNVAPFPLMIFALLLTNLGNTEWVQTALSRLPESSRRLALRVLRSLQVSPPAALGTVFEEE; via the coding sequence ATGACGCTTGAGTGGATCTTCGGTCTGGCGGGGGTTCTGGCCGCCGCCGCGCCCCTCCTGATCGCGGTGATCGGTGAGACGTTCTCGGAACGGGCCGGGGTGGTGAATCTCTCGGTCAACGGGGCAATGCTGCTGGCCGCCATGGCCGGCTTCGCAGTTGCCGTGCGAACCGGGAGCCTGGAGCTGGGATTCCTGGCCGGCACCGTCATCGGGGCCTTGATGGCCCTGGTGGTCGCCTTTGCCAGCCTGACCCTTCGTCAATCCCAGGTGGCGGTCGGGCTGGTGCTGGCCCTGCTGGGTCGGGATCTGGCGTATTTCCTGGGGAACCCCTTCATGGGCATGCCCGGTCCCCGCGTGGGCGCGCTCCCGATCCCCGTTTTGAAGGATCTCCCGGTTCTCGGGCCTCTGCTGTTCCAGCAAAGCCCGGTGGTTTACATCAGCCTGGCCACTGTGGCGCTGGCCTGGGTGTGGATTTTCCGGACCCGACCCGGGCTGGTGCTCCGCTGCGTGGGCGAACGCCCTCCCGCCGCGTTCGTACGGGGGGTCCCGGTGACCCGGGTGCGCTATGGATACGCCGTCCTGGGCGGAGCGCTGGTGGGGTTCGCCGGGGCCGCTTACACCCTGGATCTTAAGGGTGGATGGCAGGGGCCGATCTCCGGCATCGATGGGATCGGATGGATCGTGCTGGCCATTACGATCTTCGGAGGATGGCACCCGGTGCGCGGAGCCTTTGGAGCGCTGATCTTTGCCCTGCTCCAGTGGCTCAGCCTGGTTCTTCAACCCCGCCTCCCCGGAATCCCCTCCCAGGTCCTCAATGTGGCACCCTTCCCTCTGATGATCTTTGCCCTGTTGCTGACCAACCTGGGCAACACGGAGTGGGTCCAGACCGCGCTCTCCCGCCTGCCGGAATCCAGCCGCCGCCTTGCCCTCCGGGTTCTCCGCAGCCTCCAGGTTTCCCCACCCGCCGCGCTGGGGACCGTCTTCGAGGAAGAATAG
- a CDS encoding ABC transporter permease: MKEVLLPRARPSRWVEFGFQGLSILMALLFTTLVLVIAGAPPIEAYRQVLEGAFGSLKRAADILVAWVPLMLVTSGLLLTFTAGLWNIGVEGQIVLGAIAATGLMRALQETSLPPPLILILALAAGMAGGAAWASLAGLLKIYGGVHEIFGGLGLNFVATTMILWLIFGPWKRPGIGSMSGTEPFPERLWLPVLPGLRLSPWALLLALLSIALVYVLLRNTYFGLRLKAIGKNIRAAHLLGVPTARYLFLALLGCGAMAGLAGAIQVTAVYHRLIPPISSGYGYLGLLVAMLANYRVSWSIPVAFFFAALNIGSIQLPITLKLDSTLSGVMQGALVLFVLLMQGARARWRSKLAAEQGDDA, from the coding sequence ATGAAAGAAGTCCTTCTCCCCCGTGCTCGTCCTTCTCGATGGGTGGAGTTTGGCTTCCAAGGCCTCTCCATCCTGATGGCCTTGCTGTTCACCACGTTGGTGCTGGTGATAGCAGGCGCCCCTCCGATTGAAGCCTATCGGCAGGTGCTGGAGGGCGCCTTCGGCTCGCTGAAGCGCGCCGCCGATATCCTGGTGGCCTGGGTGCCGCTGATGCTGGTGACCTCCGGCCTGCTGCTCACTTTCACGGCCGGGCTGTGGAACATCGGCGTGGAGGGACAGATCGTGCTGGGGGCGATCGCCGCCACCGGGCTGATGCGCGCCCTGCAGGAGACCAGCCTCCCGCCCCCGCTGATCCTGATCCTCGCCCTGGCCGCCGGGATGGCCGGAGGCGCTGCCTGGGCCAGCCTCGCAGGTCTGCTGAAGATCTATGGGGGCGTCCATGAGATCTTCGGCGGATTGGGATTGAACTTTGTGGCCACCACGATGATCCTGTGGCTGATCTTCGGCCCCTGGAAGCGGCCCGGGATCGGCTCCATGAGCGGCACGGAGCCTTTCCCGGAACGCCTGTGGCTGCCAGTGCTTCCCGGCCTCCGGTTAAGCCCATGGGCGTTGCTGCTGGCCCTCCTGAGCATCGCGCTGGTTTATGTGCTGCTGCGCAACACCTACTTCGGGCTCCGGTTGAAAGCGATCGGAAAGAACATCCGGGCGGCACATCTGCTGGGGGTGCCGACCGCCCGCTATCTGTTCTTGGCCCTGCTGGGATGCGGCGCGATGGCCGGGCTGGCCGGCGCCATCCAGGTCACCGCTGTTTATCATCGGCTGATCCCCCCGATCTCCAGCGGCTACGGCTACCTGGGGCTGCTGGTGGCCATGCTGGCCAATTACCGCGTTTCCTGGTCCATCCCGGTCGCCTTCTTTTTCGCCGCCCTGAACATCGGCAGCATCCAGCTCCCGATCACCCTGAAGCTGGATTCCACCCTTTCCGGGGTGATGCAGGGCGCGCTGGTGCTTTTCGTGCTGCTGATGCAGGGGGCACGAGCTCGCTGGCGATCCAAACTTGCAGCGGAGCAAGGAGATGACGCTTGA